CACCAGCCCGCGGCGCAGGGCCGGGGGACGATTCCCGACCTCATCCTTCAGGCCGACGAGGTGATCCGGATCCGGTCGGACATCGAGGGGGCACTCGCGCTCCACACGGGCCAGAGTGTCGAGACCCTTCGCAGGGACACCGATCGGGACCGGACGTTCACCGCTCAGGCGGCGCGCGACTACGGTCTCCTCGACCTCGTGATCACGAGCCGCTGAGGGCCGCGCCGGGAATGAGGTTCAGGCGGCCAGCGCGAAGCACGTCGCGCTGGCTGTCCTCTGCTCCACCGCCGGACGCTCGACCGTGAGTGCCTGCGCGACGTCGAGCGTGAGATCCACCAGGGTCACGTCCAGGGCACGGGCCACGACGGCGATGATCTCGCTCGACGGCTCCTTGCGGCCACGCTCGATCTCGGACAGGTACTGCGTCGAGACGCCGGCCCGCGCGGCGACCGTCTCCAGGGTCTCGCCCCGCTCGGTCCGCCGGCGGCGCAGCGAACCGCCGAGGAGGTGACGCCACAGCGGCTCCCGCCTCAGGGGGCTCACCGGCGAGAGGTGAGCGACGACGTCGGGGGCTTCGGAACGCTGTCCGGGGAAGGGATTCTCAGCCATGCTTCATCGTAAGACGGCGGGCTGCCGGGCAGGAGGTTCTCTGCTGTCAGCAGAGAACCTCACCGTGGCGAGAGCGCTGCCGCCTCGGACGGCGGCTCCGGGGAGAAACCCCTCTCCGGCACGACGACGATCTGGACGTCGTCCTCGTAGACGACCCGGCCGGGATCGTCGGAGTGGAACAGCTCGCAGGCGACGTCGTAGCGGCGCAGGAGGTCGACGTAGAAGTCGACCCTGGCCAGGAGGTGTTGGGCGGTGGACTTGAACCAGGCCTGGGCCGCCGGACGCTGCGCAGGTGATTCGACGTCATGGCGCGTTCAGGTGGCGTTGGGAAGTCTGCTTTAAACTGACTCGCACCGGGGCCGAAAACGCCTCACCCTCTACCGACTGTGTCCGCACCCCGCGCGGGCCGAAGGAATCGTTGTGCCACTCCGTCGACCGATCCGCCCCCTGATTTTAGCTCTGTGCACCCTCCTGGCAGTCGCCGGCTGTTCCGCAGATCCGGCACAGCCTGCGCCCTCATCGGCCGCCACCCAGGAACTCGCCGTGCAGGCCGTGAACACGAGCGCCGAAAGCTCTGACGCCGAGTCGACGAGGAGTGCAGAGCTCCTGCGCCTGACGCCGGCCGACCTGCACGCGGAGTCTTCCTGGGACCTGCCTCGCTACCTGGTTCAATGGCCCGCAGTGCCCGGGCATGACGGTCTGACACGGAAGATCCGGGAGCAAATGGAGGCGTGGAAGAAGTCGTACGTGACCTCGATGCGAGGAGCCGAGCGTGCGAACCTGAGCGCTTACTGGTCGGCGATGCTGAACCACGAGGGCATCGTGGGAGTCCGCCTGACAGCGGAGACCACGGCAGCCGACAGTGCGACGGAGAGCGTCGCCCTCTACGGAGACCCGGCGAACCCGTGGACTTCGAAGGACCTGCTGCGGAGCGAGGACCGTCCGGCGCTCGCCACGATGATGCGGGAGGCCGCTCAGAAGTTCACCCGCGAAACCCCGGATCCCGGCATCCCGCCTGCGGATCCTTCGGACCAGGTCTTTCAGGACGTGAGTTTCACCGATGCCGGGCAAGTCCAGATCCGGGTCAGGCCGGGCGAACTGGCATCGATGTCGCAGGGAGTCCTGCAATTCACGATTCCCGAGAAGCACCTGTCGCCTATCGGGGAAAAGGTGCGGGCCGCGGTCCTGGCCCAGGGACGCGAGAACCGTTCCACGCCATCTGCGTCCGCCACACCGGCTCCCAGTGCGTCGAGCCGCACGAACTGCGCCGTGGCCAAGTGCATCGCCCTGACCTTCGACGACGGCCCCGGCCCGTACACGCCGCAGATCCTCGACACCCTCGAAGCGAAGAAGGCCAAGGCCACGTTCTTCATGCTCGGCCCTGCGGCGCAGTCGCAGCCCGACATCGTGCGACGGATGGCTGCCCTCGGAATGGATCTCGGCGATCACAGCTGGTCCCATCCGCAGTTCACCCTCCTCTCGCCGAACGAGGTCAAGCGGGAGGTCCGTTCTCAAGCGGACGTCATTCAGGGCCTCACCGGCCGGCGGCCGATGGGGGTTCGGCCACCCTACGGGGCTTTCGACCAGTCGACCCCTCATGAGGGCTTCCCCTTCATCCTCTGGGACGTCGACACGGAGGATTGGAAGAACCGTGATGCCGCCATCACGACCCGTCGAGCGATCGAAGGCGCCCATCGTGGCGCCATCGTCCTCATGCACGACATTCATCCCTCGACAGCCAAGGCCCTCCCCGGCATCATCGACCAGCTCAAGAGTCAGGGATACACCTTGGTCACCGTCTCAGATCTCATCCCCCAGCTGAGCCCAGGGAGCGCTTACTACTCGGGAGCGACCGGGAAATAGTACGTTCGCTCCCAGGTGCGGACGCCCCTGCCCCAGGCAGCGAAACGCCGGCCGCGCGCCGCACCCCGAAGGGGAACGGCGCGCGACCGGCGTTCCGGGCCGGAACCAGGCGTTAGCCGGAGATGCCGGGCCGGCCGTTCTCCTCCCGGCCGGTCAGACGACGGCGGAACGTCGGGTCCTGCTCGGACGTGATCTCGACGTCGTACCAGCCGTTCTTCGTCTCCCAGCCGAGCGGCTTGCGCGCCCCCGGCTTCAGGCGCACCGTGGTCGTCCGGTCCCGGTACTGCAGCGAAGTCAGGCGCAGGGTCACCGCTGCGGTCCCGTTGTTCCGCAGCTCCAGGTGCAGTGAGTCACCCGTGCGGCGGTCCACGGAGACGTCGACGCCGGCCGCGGCGCCCGTCGTCGTGCCCTTCAGCTCATACTGGAAGCGGTTCGGGCCGGTCACGATCAGGTCGACCCGGCCGTTCGGCGCGGGGAGACGGACGGTCTCCGCGGACTTCACGTCCAGGTGCCGCGGCTCGGTGACCTCGCCCGCGTAGCCGTACACGGTGAAGTGCGTGGAGCGGGTGCCGGTGTTGCGCAGCGACAGCTCGACGCCGTCGTCGTGCAGCGAAGCGGCGACGCGCGGCCGGTAGGGGAGCGGCCGCGCCGGGCGGGTGCCGCGTTCCTGGATCGGGGCCACCTGCGCGACCGGGGGAACCGGGTGCCAGCGGCCCACGGCGGCGGGCACGGGCGCCGGGTGATCCAGCTGCGGCGGGGTGCCGCCCGCCGTGAAGTCGAAGACCCCGGTGAGGTCGCCGCAGACCTCGCGCCGCCAGGCTGAGATGTTCGGTTCCTGCACGCCGGTCCACTGTTCGAGGAAGCGCAGCACGGAGGTGTGGTCGAAGACCTCGGAGCTGACGTGCCCGCCGATGGTCCAGGGAGAGACCACGGTCATGGGAACGCGCGGGCCCAGGCCGATGGGCCGGGCCGTGGTCCAGTCGGTGGACTCGCCCGAGGCCGGGCGGGGCTGGACGGGCGGCGGGACGTGGTCGAAGTAGCCGTCGTTCTCGTCGAAGTTCAGGAAGATCGCGGTGCTGTCCCAGGTCTCCGGGTCGCTGGCGACGATGTCCAGCATCCGGTAGACGAAGTTCGCGCTGCCGACGGGCGTGGAGGAGCTGGGGTGTTCCGAGTCGGCGGCGGAGGGGACCAGCCAGCTGACCTTCGGGAGCGTGCGGCCGGTGATGTCCGCCGCGAAGCGTTCCAGCAGCGTGTCCGGGCGCCCGCGGTGCATGGCCTTGTCGAACAGGGCCTGGTCGGCCTTGCTCAGGCGGGCGCGCCCGGCGTCGAGCTGCGCCAGCAGACGGTCCTGTTCGGCGGGGGTCTTGCCGTGCAGGGAGTCGTAGAACTCCTCAGTGGTGCGGAAGTTCCCGTCCACGGCCGCGAGCATGGTGTGCCCGATCTTCTTGAAGGTCTGGAAGTACTCGACGGCGTTGTCCGTGAAGTTGTCCCAGTCCTGGTAGATCCGCCAGGACACCCCGGCCTTTTCGAGGCGCTCGGGGTAGGTGGTCCAGTCGTAGCCGCCGTGGGCGTAGTCGTACGCCGCGTTGGTGACGGCGCGCTGCGTGGAGCCGGGTTCGTAGCCCGTGGTGCCGCTCCAGAGGTAGGTGCGGTTGGGGTTGGTGGAGCCGTTCACGGAGCAGTGGTAGGCGTCGCAGATGGTGAAGGTGTCCGCGAGTTCGTACTGCAGCGGGATGTCCGCGCGCTCGTAGAACGTCATGGTCGACGGGCCCTTCGCGGGGATCCACTGGTCGCACCAGCCGTTGTTCCAGGCCTTGGTGGTGCCGGCGAACGAGTGGTCCAGGGCGCCGAGGTACTGGATGTCCGAATCCGGCCGGCCGGCGAGCTCCGCGGCTTTGCGGAGCGAGAACGGCAGGACCGTCTCGCCGGTGGGGCGGGCTTGTTCATACATGCTCTTGCCGTTGGGCAGGCGGGTGATCGACCGGTCGCCGTAGCCGCGCACGCCGCGCAGCGAGCCGAAGTAGTGGTCGAAGGAGCGGTTCTCCTGCATCAGGATCACCACATGCTTGATGGACTGGAGGCCACCCGGGCGGACGGGCCGGGCCATGGCTGCCTGCACCGATGGCGGGAGCAGGGAGCCCGCTGCGGCCAGTGCGGTGGCGGCGGCTGTGGCGCCGAGGAAGCCGCGGCGGGAGAGGCCGGTGGCGCCGGTGGGGTTGTCGTCCGGGGAAGCGGGAGGTAGCGACGTCATGCGAATGCCTTCCGTGAGGGGTTGGGACCTCCCACGCTAGAAGGCCCCGGTGAACCCACGGTGACTTGTCTGTACATCTTCCGGCAACCACCCGAACAGAAGTGCGCGGGGCTACTCTCGCACGCGAACCGCCAGTTGTGGCCCGTATTCACCTGGGATACGGGCCACAACTGGCGGTTCGCGTGAGGGAGAGGGTCAGACTGCGGCGCGGGTCTTCCGGTTGCCGAACCACCAGGCGATCTCCACCAGCACGATGCCGACGGCCGCGACGCCGAACGCCGTCCAGAGCTGCGCCGGTCCGCCGATCTCGAGCTGCAGCACCGAGCGGGCCCAGGGGATCGCGAACATGGCCACGGTCCCGCCGATCATCGCGGTCAGCAGGAGCGCCTTCCACCAGGTGTACGGCCGCGCGACGATCGCGAGCACCCACAGGGCGATCGTCATGAGGGTCAGCAGGGCCGCGGTCGAGCTCTGCGCCTGCGGCACGGCATCGCCGCGCACCATCAGATAGGACACGAACGCCGCGATGCCGACGACGACGCCGGCCGGCAGCGCGCGCCGCAGGACCCGGGAGGCGAAGCCCGGCTGAGCCCGGTCATGGTTGGGCGCGAGGGACAGGACGAAGGCGGGCAGGCCGATGGTGAACCACCCCACGATCGTCACGTGGCGTGGCAGGAACGGGTACGGCACCTGGTCCAGCCCGATCAAGCCGGGCAGCCCCACGAGAATGGCCAGCAGCACGGAGTAGACCGTCTTGGTCAGGAACAACGTGGCGACGCGCTCGATGTTGCCGATGACCCGGCGCCCCTCGGCCACGACGTGAGGGAGGGTGGCGAAGGAGTTGTCGAGCAGCACGATCTGGGCCACGGCACGGGTGGCGGGGCTGCCGGCGCCCATGGCCACCCCGATGTCCGCATCCTTGAGGGCCAGGACGTCGTTGACGCCGTCGCCCGTCATCGCCACGGTGTGGCCCTTGGACTGCAGGGCCTTGACCATGGCGCGCTTCTGATCCGGGGTCACCCGGCCGAAGACGGTCCCGCGGTCCACCTCGTCCGCCAGCGTGGCCGGATCGGCGTCCAGGGTGCGGGCGTCCACGGTGCGCTCCGCCCCGGCCAGGTGCAGGGACCGGGCCACGGCGCCGACCGAATCGGCGTTGTCCCCGGAGATCACCTTGACCTTCACGTTTTGCTCCGCGAAGTACTCCAGGGTGGCGGGCGCCTCGGCCCGGACCTTCTGTTCCAGGATCACGAGGGCCGCCGGCGCCTGGATCGTGGCGGAGTCGAGGTCGCGGGCACGGGCCAGGAGCAGCACGCGCAGGCCGGTGGAGCCGAAGCGGTCGGTCTCGCGACGCCACGATTCCAGCCCCGTGACGCCTGCGGCCTCGGCAGCGTCCAGGAGGACGTCCGGCGCTCCGAGGAGCCAGCTGCCGGAGGCGTCCGCGGCGGCGTCGCCCCGGAAGGTCGCGCCGCTGTACTTGCGACTGGAGGCGAAGGGCAGGGTCTCGGCTACCTCCCAGGCCGGTGCGGTGGGGTACGCCTCGCGGATGGCTTCCATGGAGGCGTTGGGCCGTGGGTCGCTCGCCGCCAGCGCCGCGAGGGCTGAGGCGGCCAGCTGCCGGGCGGCTCCGTCGGCGCCGGGGGTGGCGCCGGCGTCGTCGTCCGCGGAGAAGTCGCCGGGGGTCTCCACGGAGCCCAGCCGCATGGCGTTCTCCGTGAGCGTTCCGGTCTTGTCCGCACACACCACGTCCACGCGCGCCAGGCCCTCGATGGCCGGCAGTTCGTTGACGAGGCACTGGCGGCGGCCGAGGCGGATGACGCCGACGGCGAAGGCGATGGTGGTCATGAGGACCAGGCCTTCCGGGACCATCGGCACCAGGGCGGCGACCATGCCGCGCAGGGCGTCGGACAGCGCCTGGTGCCCGGAGAGCTGGTTGTAGATGGAGAGCACGCCGGCCGGGATGAGCAGCCAGGTGATGACCTTGAGGATCTTGTTGATGCCGTTGCGCAGTTCCGAGTTCACCAGGGTGAACTTGCTGGCCTCCGCGGAGAGCTTCGCGGCGTAGGCCTCCGAGCCGACCTTCGTGGCCCGGTACAGGCCGGTGCCGGAGGAGACGAAGCTGCCGGAGAGGACTTCGTCCCCAGGAGTCTTGGCGAGGGCGTCCGATTCGCCCGTGAGCAGGGACTCGTCCACCTCGAGGCCGGAGGATTCGAGGACCTCGCCGTCCACCATGACCTGGTCGCCGGGGCCGAGTTCGATGAGGTCGTCCCGGACCACGTCCTCGGGCGCGATCTCCTGGCTGGTGCCGTCGCGGCGGACCCGGGGCTTCGCCTGCCCGACGATCGCGAGCCGGTCCAGGGTCCGTTTCGCCCGGATCTCCTGGATGATGCCGACCACGCTGTTCGCGATGATCAGGAGGCCGAACGCCGCGTCGATGAAGTACCCCGTGGACACCACGATCGCGGCCAGGACCGCGAAGATCGCGTTGATGCGGGTGAAGACGTTGGCGCGGACGATCTGCCAGGTGCTGCGCCCGGTGGAGTCCTCGGTCCGGTTGACGGCGCCCGCCGCGACGCGTTCGGCCACTTGGTCCGGTGTCAGGCCTGTCAGGGGCGCTCCGGGACGGTCATCGAGGGTCTGCACGGTGCTCACGAAGCCCAGCTTAATCGCGGCGCCTGGGCCGCGCCTCGGAGCGCGGGTGGAGATGCGGGTGCGCCTTCGGGATGACGCTGCTCCTCCCGACGTTGTGTGCTCAGTTGTTGGGGGTCCCGGCCGCCGGGACCCGCAACTACTGAGCACACAACGCAGGAGAGAGGCGGACGACGACGCCGGCTCAGGCCATGCGGTCCAGCTCGGCGAGCGTCACCTCGTGGAGGAGGGGCTCGCCGCGGGCGGCGCGGGAGGCCTCCGCGATCGCGCTTCCCGCGAGCCGTTCCAGTTCGGTGCCCAGGGAGCCGGCGATGTGCGGGGTGAGGACGACGTTCGGCAGGGTGTAGAGCGGCGAGTCCTCCGGGAGCACCCAGGGAGTGGTGACGTCCAGGATCGCGTCGATGTCGCCGAGGGCCAGGCGTTCGATCAGCGCCTCCTGGTCCACGAGCTCACCACGCGCGGTGTTGATGAAGGTGGCCCCGGGCCTGAGGGTTCCCAGCAGCTCACGGCTGATCATCCCGGCGGTGCTGGGCAGGGAGGGCGCGTGGAGGGACACGACGTCGCTCGTGGCGACGAGATCGTCCAGGGGGAGCAGCGTCGCCCCGAGGGACTCCGCCTCCGTGGCGCTCAGGTAGGGGTCCGCGACGCGGAGTTCCAGCGAGTACGGCTTCAGGAGACGCAGCACGTGCCGTCCGATCCGGGACGCCCCGATGATCCCCACCCTCCGACGGTGATTGCCGATATCCGGGAACAGCGTGAGGGGATCCAGTCCCGCGCGCTCGCGGTGCAGCAGGCCGCTGAGCCGGAAGACCTTCTTGTTGGCCAGCAGGATCATGGCCACGGTGTACTCCGCGACGGGGATGGCGTTCTCGTCCGCGGCCGAGGTGACCCGGATCCCCCGTTCCCAGCACTCGCGGGAGAGGTGCGGCTTCACCGTGCCGGCCGCGTGGTGGATCGAACGGAGCCGCGGGGCACTGTCCAG
This portion of the Arthrobacter woluwensis genome encodes:
- a CDS encoding phosphocholine-specific phospholipase C, whose translation is MTSLPPASPDDNPTGATGLSRRGFLGATAAATALAAAGSLLPPSVQAAMARPVRPGGLQSIKHVVILMQENRSFDHYFGSLRGVRGYGDRSITRLPNGKSMYEQARPTGETVLPFSLRKAAELAGRPDSDIQYLGALDHSFAGTTKAWNNGWCDQWIPAKGPSTMTFYERADIPLQYELADTFTICDAYHCSVNGSTNPNRTYLWSGTTGYEPGSTQRAVTNAAYDYAHGGYDWTTYPERLEKAGVSWRIYQDWDNFTDNAVEYFQTFKKIGHTMLAAVDGNFRTTEEFYDSLHGKTPAEQDRLLAQLDAGRARLSKADQALFDKAMHRGRPDTLLERFAADITGRTLPKVSWLVPSAADSEHPSSSTPVGSANFVYRMLDIVASDPETWDSTAIFLNFDENDGYFDHVPPPVQPRPASGESTDWTTARPIGLGPRVPMTVVSPWTIGGHVSSEVFDHTSVLRFLEQWTGVQEPNISAWRREVCGDLTGVFDFTAGGTPPQLDHPAPVPAAVGRWHPVPPVAQVAPIQERGTRPARPLPYRPRVAASLHDDGVELSLRNTGTRSTHFTVYGYAGEVTEPRHLDVKSAETVRLPAPNGRVDLIVTGPNRFQYELKGTTTGAAAGVDVSVDRRTGDSLHLELRNNGTAAVTLRLTSLQYRDRTTTVRLKPGARKPLGWETKNGWYDVEITSEQDPTFRRRLTGREENGRPGISG
- a CDS encoding polysaccharide deacetylase family protein, translated to MQAVNTSAESSDAESTRSAELLRLTPADLHAESSWDLPRYLVQWPAVPGHDGLTRKIREQMEAWKKSYVTSMRGAERANLSAYWSAMLNHEGIVGVRLTAETTAADSATESVALYGDPANPWTSKDLLRSEDRPALATMMREAAQKFTRETPDPGIPPADPSDQVFQDVSFTDAGQVQIRVRPGELASMSQGVLQFTIPEKHLSPIGEKVRAAVLAQGRENRSTPSASATPAPSASSRTNCAVAKCIALTFDDGPGPYTPQILDTLEAKKAKATFFMLGPAAQSQPDIVRRMAALGMDLGDHSWSHPQFTLLSPNEVKREVRSQADVIQGLTGRRPMGVRPPYGAFDQSTPHEGFPFILWDVDTEDWKNRDAAITTRRAIEGAHRGAIVLMHDIHPSTAKALPGIIDQLKSQGYTLVTVSDLIPQLSPGSAYYSGATGK
- a CDS encoding helix-turn-helix domain-containing protein, encoding MAENPFPGQRSEAPDVVAHLSPVSPLRREPLWRHLLGGSLRRRRTERGETLETVAARAGVSTQYLSEIERGRKEPSSEIIAVVARALDVTLVDLTLDVAQALTVERPAVEQRTASATCFALAA
- a CDS encoding HAD-IC family P-type ATPase: MSTVQTLDDRPGAPLTGLTPDQVAERVAAGAVNRTEDSTGRSTWQIVRANVFTRINAIFAVLAAIVVSTGYFIDAAFGLLIIANSVVGIIQEIRAKRTLDRLAIVGQAKPRVRRDGTSQEIAPEDVVRDDLIELGPGDQVMVDGEVLESSGLEVDESLLTGESDALAKTPGDEVLSGSFVSSGTGLYRATKVGSEAYAAKLSAEASKFTLVNSELRNGINKILKVITWLLIPAGVLSIYNQLSGHQALSDALRGMVAALVPMVPEGLVLMTTIAFAVGVIRLGRRQCLVNELPAIEGLARVDVVCADKTGTLTENAMRLGSVETPGDFSADDDAGATPGADGAARQLAASALAALAASDPRPNASMEAIREAYPTAPAWEVAETLPFASSRKYSGATFRGDAAADASGSWLLGAPDVLLDAAEAAGVTGLESWRRETDRFGSTGLRVLLLARARDLDSATIQAPAALVILEQKVRAEAPATLEYFAEQNVKVKVISGDNADSVGAVARSLHLAGAERTVDARTLDADPATLADEVDRGTVFGRVTPDQKRAMVKALQSKGHTVAMTGDGVNDVLALKDADIGVAMGAGSPATRAVAQIVLLDNSFATLPHVVAEGRRVIGNIERVATLFLTKTVYSVLLAILVGLPGLIGLDQVPYPFLPRHVTIVGWFTIGLPAFVLSLAPNHDRAQPGFASRVLRRALPAGVVVGIAAFVSYLMVRGDAVPQAQSSTAALLTLMTIALWVLAIVARPYTWWKALLLTAMIGGTVAMFAIPWARSVLQLEIGGPAQLWTAFGVAAVGIVLVEIAWWFGNRKTRAAV
- a CDS encoding hydroxyacid dehydrogenase codes for the protein MNTSSSSRPGSSPYRVALAMPAATDGQFFPEDVLRNLPPELSLVTGKPLTEYGSPEALEVLEQVDALFTCWGTAWIDSAVLDSAPRLRSIHHAAGTVKPHLSRECWERGIRVTSAADENAIPVAEYTVAMILLANKKVFRLSGLLHRERAGLDPLTLFPDIGNHRRRVGIIGASRIGRHVLRLLKPYSLELRVADPYLSATEAESLGATLLPLDDLVATSDVVSLHAPSLPSTAGMISRELLGTLRPGATFINTARGELVDQEALIERLALGDIDAILDVTTPWVLPEDSPLYTLPNVVLTPHIAGSLGTELERLAGSAIAEASRAARGEPLLHEVTLAELDRMA